The following coding sequences lie in one Prochlorococcus marinus XMU1419 genomic window:
- a CDS encoding photosystem II protein Y, whose protein sequence is MLRTIVVFAPIIAALAWVVFNIQKPAREQFNRDFLGKE, encoded by the coding sequence ATGTTAAGAACTATTGTTGTCTTTGCCCCTATCATTGCTGCTCTGGCATGGGTTGTGTTCAATATACAAAAACCTGCAAGAGAGCAGTTTAATAGAGATTTTTTGGGAAAGGAATAA